In the genome of Xanthocytophaga agilis, one region contains:
- the gyrA gene encoding DNA gyrase subunit A codes for MTTTGENIIPINIEDEMRGAYIDYSMSVIISRALPDARDGLKPVHRRVLFGMVELGVNYNKPYKKSARIVGEILGKYHPHGDASVYDTMVRMAQEWSLRYPLVDGQGNFGSIDGDSPAAMRYTEARLKRIAEEMLTDIYKDTVDFRPNFDDSLEEPSVLPAKIPNLLVNGSSGIAVGMATNMAPHNLSEVCDGVIAYIKNPDITIAELIEFVKAPDFPTGGTIYGYQGVKAALETGRGRVVMRGNATVETNKTGREMIVVTEIPYMVNKADMIKKTADLINEKRIEGISDIRDESDRDGLRIVYELKRDAVPNVVLNNLYKYTALQSSFGVNNVALVKGRPLTLNLKDLIKVYVEHRHEVVVRRTRFELREAEKRAHILQGLLIALDNLDAVISLIRNSKDPDEAKANLMKGVGFKAEADSAFVQLMSRVELANVEPLQPGQRLTEVQARAILELRLQRLTGLERDKIIKEFEEVAELITYLQSILANEGLRMEIITNELTEIKERYGDARRTKIEYSSDEFTMEDMIADEEMVITITHEGYVKRTSLDEYRTQGRGGVGSRGVATKEADFTEHLFVATTHNYVLIFTESGKVFWLKVYEIPEGSKTSKGRPLQNLIQIESGDKVRAVINVKTLSDPDYINNNYLIMCTENGTIKKTTLEAYSRPRQAGINAITVNEGDRLLDVALTNGSNEIIIAAQSGMAIRFNEDRVRPMGRTAAGVRGISLADNDKVIGMVCLNREDAQLLVVSEKGYGKRSDVNDYRITNRGGKGVKTLNITEKTGHLVAVKEVTDSDDLMIINKSGIIIRMEVAELRVMGRNTQGVRLIRLNEDDEISSIAKIEKMEDSGSSGEGEQLQPDIDNVTE; via the coding sequence ATGACTACAACCGGCGAAAACATTATCCCTATTAACATCGAAGATGAGATGCGAGGGGCCTACATTGACTATTCCATGTCAGTGATTATTTCACGAGCCTTACCTGATGCTCGTGACGGCTTGAAACCTGTGCATCGTCGGGTATTATTTGGAATGGTTGAATTAGGGGTAAACTACAATAAGCCATATAAAAAATCTGCCCGTATTGTTGGGGAAATTCTTGGTAAATACCACCCACATGGAGATGCTTCGGTATATGATACTATGGTGCGTATGGCTCAGGAGTGGTCATTACGTTATCCGTTGGTAGATGGTCAGGGAAACTTTGGCTCTATTGATGGGGATTCTCCTGCGGCGATGCGTTATACAGAAGCCCGTCTGAAGCGTATTGCGGAAGAAATGCTGACAGATATCTATAAAGATACTGTAGACTTCAGACCTAACTTTGACGATTCATTAGAGGAACCATCTGTATTGCCTGCCAAGATTCCAAACCTTCTGGTCAATGGTTCGTCTGGTATTGCTGTTGGAATGGCCACAAACATGGCTCCTCATAATTTATCTGAAGTGTGTGATGGTGTCATTGCTTACATAAAAAATCCTGATATCACTATTGCCGAACTGATTGAATTTGTAAAGGCTCCTGACTTCCCTACTGGAGGAACTATTTATGGATATCAGGGAGTGAAAGCGGCTCTGGAAACTGGTAGAGGTCGGGTAGTAATGCGTGGTAATGCAACTGTTGAGACTAATAAGACTGGTCGCGAAATGATTGTAGTTACAGAGATTCCTTATATGGTCAATAAGGCTGACATGATTAAGAAAACGGCTGATCTGATCAATGAAAAAAGAATAGAAGGAATTTCAGATATTCGGGACGAATCAGACCGTGACGGATTGCGTATTGTGTATGAGTTAAAACGTGATGCTGTTCCTAACGTAGTTCTTAATAACCTATACAAATACACAGCTTTACAATCTTCCTTTGGTGTTAATAACGTAGCTCTTGTAAAAGGCCGTCCGCTGACGCTGAATCTGAAAGATTTAATTAAAGTGTATGTTGAGCACCGACATGAAGTAGTCGTTCGTCGTACTCGGTTTGAGTTGAGAGAGGCAGAAAAAAGGGCTCATATTTTACAAGGGTTACTTATCGCATTAGACAATCTGGATGCGGTTATCTCATTGATTCGTAACTCCAAAGATCCGGATGAAGCGAAAGCTAATTTGATGAAAGGGGTTGGGTTCAAAGCTGAGGCAGATTCTGCTTTTGTGCAACTGATGAGCCGTGTCGAACTGGCTAATGTGGAGCCTCTGCAACCTGGTCAGCGATTGACTGAAGTTCAGGCCCGTGCTATTCTGGAATTGAGGTTACAACGTTTGACAGGTCTGGAGCGCGATAAGATTATTAAGGAATTTGAAGAAGTTGCCGAGCTGATTACTTATCTGCAATCTATACTTGCCAATGAAGGTCTTCGAATGGAGATTATCACCAATGAGTTAACAGAGATAAAGGAACGTTATGGCGATGCCCGTCGTACCAAAATCGAATATTCTTCTGATGAATTTACCATGGAAGATATGATCGCGGATGAGGAAATGGTCATCACAATTACTCATGAAGGATATGTAAAACGAACTTCACTTGATGAATACAGAACTCAGGGAAGAGGTGGTGTTGGATCTCGTGGAGTAGCTACGAAAGAAGCTGATTTTACAGAGCATTTATTTGTGGCAACCACACACAATTATGTGCTGATCTTTACAGAAAGCGGAAAAGTATTCTGGTTAAAGGTATATGAGATTCCAGAAGGAAGTAAAACCTCAAAAGGACGACCTTTGCAAAATCTGATTCAAATAGAATCTGGAGATAAAGTACGGGCAGTTATCAATGTGAAAACATTGAGTGATCCGGATTATATCAATAATAACTATCTGATAATGTGTACGGAAAATGGTACCATTAAAAAAACGACATTGGAAGCTTATTCTCGTCCGCGTCAGGCTGGTATCAATGCAATTACTGTGAATGAGGGAGATCGTCTGTTGGACGTTGCTTTGACAAACGGATCTAACGAAATCATTATTGCTGCACAATCAGGTATGGCCATTCGTTTTAACGAAGATCGTGTACGACCTATGGGACGTACAGCTGCTGGTGTTCGTGGTATTAGTTTGGCCGATAATGATAAAGTAATTGGGATGGTTTGTCTTAACAGAGAGGATGCTCAGCTGTTAGTTGTCTCAGAAAAGGGATATGGAAAACGTTCAGATGTAAATGATTACCGCATTACCAACCGGGGTGGAAAAGGTGTAAAAACACTGAATATTACAGAGAAGACTGGCCATCTGGTTGCTGTTAAGGAGGTAACAGATTCTGATGATCTGATGATTATTAATAAATCAGGCATTATTATTCGAATGGAAGTTGCTGAACTTCGTGTTATGGGACGTAATACACAAGGTGTACGTCTGATTCGTTTGAATGAAGACGATGAAATCTCTTCTATTGCCAAGATTGAGAAAATGGAAGATTCAGGGAGTTCAGGAGAAGGCGAACAACTTCAGCCGGACATAGATAATGTGACAGAATAA
- a CDS encoding cation:proton antiporter, translated as MNAYWLILTLGFCVILSYLYSFISKATRIPSVLLLLITGIGVRLVFGPELIRISFVNKIVEVLGIIGLIVIVLEAALDLKISPEKVTVVRNSFLAAVLVFFLSVLGITAVLQFFLERSLIKCIVYAIPLSIISSAIIIPSIEHLSEQKKEFIIYEASFSDIIGILVFNYLTAEAAFSISSIILFGFSIVWAIILSLMISLALSYLLSRIRSHVKFVPILTILLMLYAMGKLLHLPALLIIMVFGLLVNNKERISLSWVMNVLKTNDSTDNQYFEELLKQLKSITYETSFIVRTFFFILFGYSIDIQVLTEWEVILIGSSIVGMLLLLRYLYLRYFLRAHVLPELFLMPRGLITVLLFYSIPQRLQLGSFNNGILFFVILTTSVLMMLGLLLYRADVINLSDGEQPL; from the coding sequence ATGAATGCGTATTGGTTGATCCTTACTCTTGGTTTTTGTGTAATTTTATCCTATTTGTATAGTTTTATCAGTAAAGCCACCCGAATTCCTTCTGTATTACTATTGTTAATTACTGGTATAGGAGTTCGGCTTGTTTTTGGTCCTGAACTAATACGTATAAGCTTTGTGAATAAGATCGTTGAAGTATTAGGGATAATAGGACTGATCGTAATTGTATTGGAAGCCGCACTGGATCTGAAAATTTCACCGGAGAAAGTTACTGTTGTGCGAAATTCTTTTCTGGCTGCCGTACTGGTATTTTTTCTTTCGGTGTTAGGGATTACTGCTGTTCTGCAATTTTTTTTAGAACGATCTTTGATTAAATGTATTGTATATGCTATACCTCTCTCTATTATCAGTAGTGCCATTATCATTCCTAGTATAGAGCATCTTAGCGAACAAAAAAAAGAATTCATTATCTATGAAGCCTCCTTTTCTGATATTATAGGGATTCTTGTATTCAATTATCTGACAGCTGAAGCTGCTTTTTCTATATCCTCAATTATTTTGTTTGGCTTTAGTATTGTCTGGGCTATTATCCTTTCCCTGATGATTTCTCTTGCTCTTTCCTACCTGTTATCACGTATTCGTTCCCATGTAAAGTTTGTTCCCATTCTGACTATATTGTTGATGTTGTATGCCATGGGAAAGTTGCTGCATCTTCCTGCCTTACTCATTATTATGGTGTTTGGGCTTCTTGTTAACAATAAGGAACGAATTTCACTCTCATGGGTAATGAACGTATTAAAAACAAACGATTCGACAGATAACCAGTATTTCGAGGAGCTACTTAAACAGCTTAAATCAATCACATATGAGACATCTTTTATTGTTCGTACTTTCTTTTTTATCTTATTTGGTTATTCGATTGATATACAGGTTTTAACAGAGTGGGAGGTAATACTAATCGGGAGTTCCATTGTGGGTATGTTACTGTTGTTGCGTTATTTATATCTTCGGTATTTCTTACGTGCCCATGTTTTGCCAGAATTATTTCTTATGCCTCGAGGGCTGATTACTGTATTGTTATTCTATAGCATTCCTCAACGTTTACAATTGGGAAGTTTCAATAATGGAATTCTTTTTTTTGTAATCCTAACTACAAGCGTTTTGATGATGTTAGGACTTTTATTATATCGGGCTGATGTTATAAACCTTTCAGATGGTGAACAACCTTTATAA
- a CDS encoding serine hydrolase: MFQRFWACAELCILTLTSCTPFLNDSAVLYSYNPPDQVNNEWHISSLNAENIAIAPIEELTNQIQTEEYRNIHSLLIVRNGKLVYERYFNGYTSAVPENIYSATKSITSILLGIAIDQHMITDINSEVLSFFPEYTGKLSDQEQKQKITLKHLLTMSSGLACNDVIGHASPGFEENMSKSNDWIHFTLDLPILYEVGTTPQYCTAGVVTLGGVINRASDMSTENFAQYYLFSPLNIQSYRWDRMPDGEISTGGKLFIRPRDMAKIGQLMLDKGKWKGQQLVSNRWVAESTAKQAMLQNFEYGYLWWRRTFVIQDQTYQMYFAWGNGGNYLCVLPDYKTVLVCTGGNLNSVLSNQFFQMLQSKLLPAIQ; this comes from the coding sequence ATGTTTCAAAGATTCTGGGCATGTGCAGAGTTATGTATACTAACCCTTACTAGTTGTACTCCATTCCTGAATGACTCTGCTGTACTGTATAGTTATAACCCTCCTGATCAAGTAAATAATGAGTGGCATATATCCTCATTGAATGCTGAAAATATTGCAATCGCACCAATTGAAGAATTAACCAATCAGATTCAGACAGAAGAATATCGGAACATACATAGTTTACTTATTGTACGAAATGGCAAACTTGTATATGAACGATATTTTAATGGATATACTTCGGCTGTTCCTGAAAATATCTACTCTGCTACCAAGAGTATCACTTCTATTCTATTAGGTATTGCGATTGATCAGCATATGATTACAGATATCAATTCTGAAGTACTTTCTTTTTTTCCTGAGTATACAGGCAAATTAAGTGATCAGGAACAAAAGCAAAAGATTACCTTGAAACATCTTTTGACTATGAGTTCAGGGCTGGCTTGTAATGATGTTATTGGTCATGCATCACCTGGATTTGAAGAAAATATGTCTAAAAGCAATGACTGGATTCATTTTACATTAGATCTCCCTATTTTATATGAGGTTGGTACAACGCCACAATATTGTACTGCTGGTGTAGTTACACTAGGAGGAGTGATTAATCGGGCATCTGACATGTCGACAGAAAATTTTGCTCAATACTATTTATTTTCTCCACTAAATATACAATCCTATCGTTGGGATCGCATGCCTGACGGAGAAATCAGTACAGGGGGAAAGCTTTTTATCCGACCTAGAGACATGGCTAAAATTGGTCAACTAATGCTGGATAAAGGAAAGTGGAAAGGACAGCAACTGGTTTCAAACCGATGGGTTGCTGAATCCACTGCCAAACAGGCAATGCTTCAAAATTTTGAGTATGGATATCTCTGGTGGCGAAGAACATTTGTTATACAGGACCAAACTTATCAGATGTATTTTGCCTGGGGAAATGGCGGAAACTACTTATGTGTATTGCCTGACTATAAGACTGTATTGGTTTGCACTGGAGGAAACCTTAATTCTGTTCTCAGTAATCAATTCTTTCAAATGCTGCAATCCAAGCTTTTACCTGCCATTCAATGA
- a CDS encoding RNA polymerase sigma factor — MKPLIFDEQLIEKCRSGDRKAQRALVAYFSRPMFLHCYRYLKDKSDTEEVVSDGFVKIFQHITDFEYRDKPSFEGWIRRIMINEALGFLRKRKKLMYVDEKEQELIPEQLSVDGSLAAEDIYQLILSLPVKYRTVFNMYVIEGYTHQEIAEILEITESTSRSQLARARKMLQELMVKTNERYDTGRV, encoded by the coding sequence ATGAAGCCTTTGATATTTGACGAACAGCTTATTGAAAAATGTCGGTCAGGTGACAGAAAAGCTCAGAGAGCTTTAGTTGCTTATTTTTCACGACCTATGTTTTTACATTGCTACCGCTATCTGAAAGACAAATCTGACACAGAAGAAGTTGTAAGTGATGGTTTCGTCAAAATTTTTCAGCATATAACAGATTTTGAGTACCGCGACAAACCAAGTTTTGAAGGATGGATACGCAGAATTATGATTAATGAGGCATTAGGCTTTTTGAGAAAAAGAAAGAAACTGATGTATGTGGATGAGAAAGAGCAAGAACTAATACCTGAACAACTGTCTGTTGACGGATCTTTGGCAGCAGAAGATATTTATCAGCTTATTCTTTCTCTTCCTGTAAAATACCGGACTGTATTTAATATGTATGTGATAGAAGGGTATACTCATCAGGAAATTGCTGAAATACTGGAAATAACAGAAAGCACTTCCCGTTCTCAATTAGCCAGAGCAAGAAAAATGTTACAAGAGTTAATGGTTAAAACCAATGAGCGTTATGACACCGGAAGAGTTTGA
- the malQ gene encoding 4-alpha-glucanotransferase — MLNQRASGILLPIFSLPSSHGIGDLGEKAYQFIDFLEQTHQKYWQILPLTPVDQGLGNSPYSSISAFAGNTLFISLNKLCYQGLLNSIDIESPPEFPDGHIDYPAVRAFKEPLLHKAFENFNKIVDENAEEAFRQFCEEEAYWLDDYALFKCLRIKNNEYAWIDWGHDLANRVPETLAAARDELANEILREKFFQYLFYQQWAELKAYSNKKGVMIFGDLPIYVNYDSVDVWVNPHLFKLNENKLPYVVAGTPPDRFSTTGQLWGNPVYNWDAMQNENFEWWLRRIGHNFLLFDLVRLDHFLGFVNYYEIPVNEPTAINGYWQKAPAEEFFTALNARFPDPAIVVEDLGTISPDVISFVQRHRLPGMKVLQFAFTGDEEMNPHLPHNHNNHSVVYTSLHDTNTTHGWWQTEATEHEKYRLATYARQDLSTDNVADAVVHMAMQSRANIVIVPIQDILNMNEKARINVPGTSHGNWEWQLTDGWESENIIQKLNAFVIEGER, encoded by the coding sequence ATGTTGAATCAACGAGCCAGTGGAATTTTACTTCCCATTTTTTCTTTGCCTTCCTCACATGGAATTGGCGATCTAGGCGAAAAAGCTTATCAGTTTATCGACTTCCTGGAACAAACACATCAGAAATATTGGCAAATATTGCCTTTAACTCCTGTTGACCAGGGATTAGGTAATTCGCCTTATAGTAGTATTTCAGCTTTCGCTGGAAATACATTGTTTATTAGCCTCAACAAATTGTGCTATCAGGGATTGTTAAACTCTATCGATATAGAAAGTCCTCCTGAGTTTCCTGATGGACATATTGATTATCCGGCAGTCAGAGCCTTTAAAGAACCTTTACTTCATAAAGCATTTGAAAATTTTAACAAAATTGTTGACGAAAATGCAGAAGAAGCATTTCGGCAATTTTGTGAGGAAGAAGCGTACTGGCTGGATGATTATGCGCTATTCAAGTGTCTGAGAATTAAAAATAATGAGTATGCCTGGATTGACTGGGGACATGATTTAGCCAATCGTGTACCGGAAACGTTAGCCGCAGCCAGAGACGAATTAGCCAATGAAATCCTGCGTGAAAAGTTCTTTCAATATCTTTTCTATCAGCAGTGGGCAGAATTAAAGGCCTATAGCAATAAAAAAGGAGTGATGATCTTTGGTGACCTGCCTATCTATGTTAATTATGATAGTGTAGATGTTTGGGTAAATCCTCATCTTTTTAAACTGAATGAAAACAAATTACCTTATGTAGTAGCTGGTACGCCTCCTGATCGGTTTAGTACTACAGGTCAATTATGGGGAAACCCTGTCTACAACTGGGATGCCATGCAGAATGAGAATTTTGAGTGGTGGTTACGTCGTATTGGACATAACTTCCTCTTGTTTGATCTTGTTAGGCTAGACCATTTTCTGGGATTTGTTAATTATTATGAAATCCCGGTTAACGAACCTACAGCTATCAATGGATATTGGCAAAAAGCTCCTGCAGAAGAATTTTTTACGGCCTTGAATGCTCGTTTTCCTGATCCCGCCATTGTAGTAGAAGATCTGGGGACTATTTCTCCTGATGTAATTTCGTTTGTACAACGTCATCGGCTACCTGGCATGAAGGTACTACAATTTGCCTTTACTGGGGATGAAGAGATGAATCCGCATCTGCCACATAACCATAATAATCATAGTGTAGTCTATACAAGCCTTCACGATACCAACACTACACATGGATGGTGGCAAACAGAAGCTACAGAACACGAGAAGTATCGCCTGGCTACGTATGCCAGGCAGGATTTGTCAACTGATAATGTAGCAGATGCGGTTGTACACATGGCTATGCAATCACGTGCAAACATTGTTATTGTACCGATACAGGATATACTCAATATGAACGAGAAAGCACGTATCAATGTGCCGGGTACCAGTCATGGCAATTGGGAATGGCAATTGACAGATGGATGGGAATCTGAAAATATAATACAAAAGTTGAATGCTTTTGTTATTGAAGGAGAACGATAA
- a CDS encoding YitT family protein, whose protein sequence is MKEHTIRIFKDVILISFGILSAGMGLKGFLSSSGFIDGGVTGISMLLADIMGIPLAILILLFNIPFIIVGYKQIGKWFALKSILAIAGLSLCLAFIKYPDITPDLLLTAVFGGFFIGAGIGLAMRGGAVLDGTEIAALLISRQTAMFRVGDIILVMNIFIFSAAAFLKDVPVALYSILTYFAASKTLDFILHGIEEYTSLLIISDKSEEIRLKIINELQRGITVIKGKKGLSGVDQDILFCVVTRLEMGRIKRCAQEIDKDAFIVIDALSDAEGGLVKKSKLH, encoded by the coding sequence ATGAAGGAACACACTATACGGATTTTTAAAGATGTTATTTTAATTAGTTTTGGGATTTTGTCAGCAGGCATGGGGTTGAAGGGATTTCTTTCTTCCAGTGGGTTTATTGACGGTGGTGTTACAGGGATATCCATGTTATTAGCTGATATAATGGGCATTCCGCTGGCCATTCTGATTCTGCTTTTTAATATTCCATTTATTATAGTAGGTTACAAACAGATTGGAAAATGGTTTGCTCTTAAAAGTATTTTAGCTATAGCTGGATTATCCTTATGCCTGGCTTTTATTAAATACCCTGACATAACTCCAGACTTGTTATTAACGGCTGTTTTTGGAGGATTCTTCATTGGTGCAGGCATTGGTCTGGCTATGCGGGGTGGAGCTGTACTGGATGGAACAGAGATTGCGGCTTTACTTATCAGCAGACAGACAGCTATGTTTAGAGTAGGTGATATTATCCTGGTGATGAATATCTTCATTTTTTCTGCTGCTGCTTTTTTAAAGGATGTACCAGTTGCTCTTTATTCCATTCTAACTTACTTTGCTGCTTCCAAAACATTGGATTTTATATTGCATGGTATTGAAGAGTATACTTCGCTGCTTATCATCTCAGACAAAAGTGAAGAAATACGATTAAAAATTATCAACGAACTTCAACGAGGCATTACAGTAATCAAAGGCAAGAAGGGCTTATCTGGTGTAGATCAGGATATCTTGTTTTGTGTGGTTACGCGTTTGGAAATGGGGAGAATTAAACGTTGTGCACAAGAAATAGACAAGGATGCTTTTATTGTTATAGACGCTTTATCAGATGCTGAAGGTGGCCTTGTGAAAAAATCAAAGTTGCATTAA